The proteins below come from a single Vicinamibacterales bacterium genomic window:
- a CDS encoding glycine cleavage T C-terminal barrel domain-containing protein — translation MVSATLIQSYEKLRETAGLVSLSNRGAINMKGSDCASYLQGLLTNDISGLTTGAGCYAAYLTPQGRMIADMRVLNLGDRLLLDVDSAMSDTLTSRFSMLVFSEDVQVNDESSTWYWVGVRGPGAAACLEPILRPEGTLSGKKAVTAYQGLDNGWWVLDGKPVLAVSNDELGIPGIDLGVSSAYSGQINAQLEGLGLEWGSAGAVEALRVEAGTPRFGADMDQDTIPLEAGIEARAISETKGCYVGQEVIIRILHRGKGRVARRLVGLIFSQDHTTESLSGQSVYDGHETIGRVRSAISSPRLGRQIALAYVQRAYTAPGARVEVADGERRVAAEVTELPFPPSLA, via the coding sequence GCTCGTGAGTCTCAGTAATCGGGGCGCGATAAATATGAAGGGCAGCGACTGTGCTTCGTACTTGCAGGGGCTTCTTACGAACGACATCTCGGGGCTGACAACTGGCGCAGGTTGTTACGCTGCTTACCTCACGCCGCAGGGGCGCATGATCGCCGACATGAGGGTTCTGAATCTCGGAGATCGGTTACTGCTGGACGTTGATTCTGCGATGTCTGACACCCTGACCTCTCGGTTCTCAATGCTGGTTTTTTCTGAGGATGTCCAAGTCAACGACGAATCTTCAACTTGGTATTGGGTTGGTGTGCGTGGGCCGGGTGCGGCAGCTTGCCTGGAGCCAATTTTACGGCCGGAGGGAACCCTGTCAGGAAAGAAGGCTGTAACGGCCTATCAAGGTCTCGACAACGGATGGTGGGTGCTCGACGGAAAGCCAGTGCTGGCCGTGAGCAACGATGAGTTGGGTATTCCTGGCATTGACCTCGGTGTTTCAAGTGCTTACAGCGGGCAAATAAATGCGCAGCTTGAGGGTTTAGGTCTTGAGTGGGGGAGTGCTGGCGCAGTGGAGGCGCTCCGGGTCGAGGCCGGCACGCCTCGGTTCGGCGCCGATATGGACCAAGACACGATTCCGCTTGAGGCCGGTATTGAGGCACGGGCCATCAGTGAAACGAAGGGCTGCTATGTCGGTCAGGAGGTTATCATTCGAATCCTGCATCGTGGCAAAGGACGCGTCGCACGACGTCTAGTCGGCCTGATATTCTCACAGGACCACACGACGGAATCCTTGTCGGGCCAGTCCGTCTACGACGGTCATGAAACAATTGGTCGAGTGAGGAGCGCAATCTCGTCGCCGCGACTCGGTCGACAGATTGCCTTAGCTTATGTTCAGCGTGCGTACACGGCGCCGGGTGCACGTGTCGAGGTAGCGGACGGTGAGCGTCGGGTCGCTGCTGAGGTTACGGAACTTCCGTTCCCACCTTCGTTAGCCTGA
- a CDS encoding (deoxy)nucleoside triphosphate pyrophosphohydrolase — MSSVPLDVVAAVVEQRDHFLVTQRAAGDHLGGCWEFPGGKLESGESLTDALRREMREELGVEVEIGKKIDCVEHAYPDRTVCLHFYHCQLKGKPRSMLKQRIRWVKRRELATLEFPLADKALIVRLTKVGTEVP, encoded by the coding sequence ATGAGTAGCGTACCCCTTGATGTGGTAGCGGCGGTTGTTGAACAACGTGATCACTTCCTGGTTACGCAACGTGCGGCGGGCGATCATCTAGGGGGGTGTTGGGAGTTTCCTGGCGGAAAACTGGAATCTGGAGAATCGCTCACAGATGCACTGCGACGGGAAATGCGCGAGGAGCTAGGCGTTGAGGTTGAGATTGGCAAAAAAATCGACTGCGTGGAACACGCCTATCCCGACAGGACCGTATGTCTACACTTTTACCATTGCCAACTAAAGGGGAAACCACGTTCGATGCTGAAGCAGCGGATCCGTTGGGTCAAACGACGTGAACTAGCCACACTGGAGTTTCCACTCGCCGATAAAGCATTAATCGTCAGGCTAACGAAGGTGGGAACGGAAGTTCCGTAA
- a CDS encoding A/G-specific adenine glycosylase has translation MTSERSLLRLTLPAPVDRQKFRRQLLTWYWKHGRDLPWRRTRDPYRILVSEIMLQQTQVDRVMPKYKEWLKKYPTLKALAAARPRDVIRTWYPLGYNIRPRRLHAIARESVLRYGGALPDDETTLRSFKGIGAYTTGAILSFAFGRRAAILDTNVARVLYRFFVGTGDLRAHALQRHLWSLARVLLPRRHVFDFNQGLMDFGATVCTARRPRCRSCPMATACRTGPIDSRPAGQRKK, from the coding sequence ATGACCAGTGAGCGTAGCCTCTTGCGTTTGACCTTGCCGGCCCCAGTGGACCGACAGAAGTTCCGGCGTCAGCTTCTCACATGGTACTGGAAACACGGCCGCGACCTGCCCTGGCGTCGAACGCGCGATCCGTATCGCATTCTCGTATCGGAGATCATGCTGCAGCAGACGCAAGTCGACCGAGTGATGCCGAAGTATAAGGAGTGGCTCAAGAAATATCCGACGCTTAAAGCACTCGCGGCGGCAAGACCCCGGGACGTAATCCGCACTTGGTATCCACTCGGATATAACATTCGGCCCAGGCGGTTGCACGCTATCGCACGGGAATCGGTGCTACGGTACGGAGGTGCCCTGCCCGATGACGAGACGACGCTTCGATCTTTCAAAGGGATAGGTGCCTACACAACCGGCGCGATCCTAAGTTTCGCCTTCGGCCGCCGGGCGGCGATTCTTGACACCAACGTGGCGCGCGTCCTGTACCGGTTCTTTGTCGGCACGGGCGACCTGCGTGCCCATGCCTTGCAGCGCCATCTCTGGAGTCTGGCTAGGGTGCTGCTACCTCGGCGACACGTATTCGATTTCAACCAGGGCCTTATGGATTTTGGCGCAACAGTGTGTACAGCGCGACGGCCTCGATGCCGTTCCTGCCCCATGGCCACCGCATGTCGTACCGGGCCAATCGACAGTCGTCCTGCGGGACAACGCAAGAAATGA
- a CDS encoding cob(I)yrinic acid a,c-diamide adenosyltransferase, which produces MSIYTRSGDDGETGLFDGARLSKSDPRIEACGEVDELDAVLGLVLAHLTEPDLIEITTHVQRDLFAIGARLADPRRRIAERITKVDLDGRAVERLESWIDRFDEELPEMRQFILPGGTPAGAALHLARSVCRRVERRIVALGSDVVERAVRVYINRLSDLLFMLARAVNTRAKMQEIEW; this is translated from the coding sequence GTGTCGATCTACACCCGTAGCGGTGATGACGGAGAGACCGGTCTTTTTGATGGTGCCCGTCTGTCGAAGTCCGATCCGCGGATTGAGGCCTGCGGGGAGGTTGACGAGTTGGACGCAGTACTTGGGCTGGTGCTCGCCCACCTGACTGAGCCAGACCTGATTGAGATCACCACGCATGTGCAGCGCGACCTTTTTGCGATTGGTGCGCGATTGGCCGACCCGCGACGCCGGATAGCCGAGCGGATTACGAAGGTCGATTTGGATGGTCGAGCCGTGGAACGGCTGGAGTCGTGGATTGATCGTTTCGACGAAGAATTGCCTGAGATGCGGCAATTCATTCTGCCTGGCGGCACGCCGGCTGGAGCAGCACTGCACTTGGCGCGCTCCGTATGCCGCAGAGTAGAGCGCCGGATTGTTGCATTGGGAAGCGATGTTGTCGAGCGAGCGGTACGGGTCTACATTAACCGACTGTCCGACCTTCTCTTCATGCTCGCCCGGGCCGTGAACACACGTGCGAAGATGCAGGAGATCGAGTGGTAA
- a CDS encoding squalene/phytoene synthase family protein, translated as MTRIPQQFWRPGSLTGTDSIAETIAAKDLNNLYRASCFFTEIERYRAFCALYAVMRLVDDCVDAVLSEGLNSNAVPHTQRILLAWEDTVSAALTDRPPNRAALQATKEPRAADVLDAFGRGIARFPVEPSLWSAFFDAMKRDLERDRFQTFEEFLRYARGATVAPTTIYLYLITAEQGTDGVFRIPADFDLQGCGYNLGLFAYVSHVLRDLRQDLTTGKRGLVYLAGDDMATHRVTEATLLEDLGREHASPALKALVEDLAGRADSWRRAGEAQLTPLKGQLPADRMFVLQLIIRLYMATLEKIAVCDFDPMTEHHLLTDADKERLGLTVAAETSAAEI; from the coding sequence ATGACCAGAATCCCTCAACAGTTCTGGCGCCCGGGTTCGCTGACCGGTACGGACAGTATCGCCGAGACGATCGCCGCCAAGGACCTTAACAACCTCTATCGGGCAAGCTGTTTCTTCACCGAGATCGAACGTTACCGAGCGTTCTGTGCACTTTACGCGGTGATGAGACTCGTCGACGATTGCGTCGATGCAGTCCTTTCCGAGGGCCTGAATAGCAATGCTGTGCCTCATACACAGCGGATTCTTCTCGCATGGGAGGACACGGTCTCTGCGGCGCTAACCGATCGGCCACCAAACCGTGCCGCGCTCCAGGCGACCAAAGAGCCGCGTGCAGCTGATGTTCTAGACGCTTTCGGGCGGGGCATCGCACGGTTCCCAGTAGAACCTTCGCTTTGGAGTGCTTTTTTCGATGCTATGAAGAGGGATCTCGAGCGTGACAGATTTCAAACCTTTGAGGAATTCTTACGTTATGCCCGTGGCGCGACGGTGGCACCGACAACCATTTACCTCTACCTGATCACAGCGGAACAGGGCACTGATGGAGTCTTTCGCATCCCGGCAGACTTCGACCTACAGGGCTGCGGCTACAATCTCGGGCTGTTCGCGTATGTGAGCCATGTACTGCGAGATCTCCGCCAAGACTTAACCACTGGTAAGCGAGGGCTAGTCTATCTGGCCGGCGACGACATGGCGACGCACCGCGTGACCGAGGCAACACTGCTAGAAGACCTAGGACGGGAACATGCTAGCCCGGCCCTTAAGGCGTTAGTCGAGGACCTGGCGGGACGGGCAGACTCATGGCGACGTGCGGGTGAAGCACAACTTACACCTCTCAAAGGACAACTGCCTGCCGACCGAATGTTTGTGCTGCAGTTGATTATCCGGCTCTACATGGCAACACTGGAAAAGATCGCGGTGTGTGATTTTGATCCCATGACCGAACATCACCTTTTAACCGATGCCGACAAAGAGCGGCTCGGGCTGACGGTTGCGGCCGAGACCAGTGCGGCAGAAATTTAA
- a CDS encoding NAD(P)/FAD-dependent oxidoreductase encodes MPQSASSSSTWDADAVVVGAGPAGSGTAAALAQLGHRVLLLEAGRFPRDKVCGDVLLPEVATAMTMLGTSLDELAPDAFTIEGCNFTTGSGLRVGADFVDLHGRKHLWRILPRRILDERLARYAERCGAQLRENQLLERVDWDSTKQLNVLQVKQRGHRVTYCAPVVVGADGAFSRVAASRGLAPMFGTQPRYSVALRAYTDHTASAPRFEVITNGQFERGCCWIVPVSTHRANVGVGLFDARHRPTRGELIQHLTRMIGSRISLSCTQELKGWQLPSASLRRRTVADGVLLVGDAAGFVDPFTGHGIHNALTSGLLAARAVHDAITRADWRATSQALRGYELAWRRRFMVDFGTGRLLQHVHGNQRLLENLVARAKHDSRWAGQLMGLIGHAGPRNHLLNPRFLWQLLQSSFGRPDALPAWSDPA; translated from the coding sequence ATGCCACAATCTGCTTCATCCTCCTCAACGTGGGACGCTGACGCCGTCGTGGTTGGCGCTGGACCGGCCGGCAGCGGCACGGCGGCAGCGCTCGCCCAGTTGGGACACAGGGTCCTCTTACTCGAGGCAGGACGGTTTCCTCGTGACAAAGTCTGCGGTGACGTTCTACTTCCAGAAGTTGCCACAGCGATGACGATGCTGGGCACGAGTCTAGACGAACTGGCCCCAGACGCGTTCACCATCGAGGGGTGCAACTTCACTACGGGTAGCGGGCTTCGAGTAGGTGCTGATTTTGTTGATTTACACGGACGGAAACACCTGTGGCGAATCCTGCCCCGGCGCATCCTTGATGAACGCCTAGCTCGATACGCTGAGCGCTGTGGGGCTCAACTACGAGAGAATCAACTCCTAGAGCGGGTCGACTGGGACTCCACCAAGCAACTGAACGTGCTGCAGGTGAAGCAGCGTGGCCATCGTGTTACCTATTGTGCTCCCGTTGTCGTTGGCGCAGATGGTGCCTTTAGTCGAGTCGCGGCAAGTCGGGGTCTCGCGCCCATGTTCGGCACACAGCCCCGCTATAGCGTTGCGCTGCGCGCCTACACCGACCACACAGCGTCAGCACCTCGGTTCGAAGTGATTACCAACGGCCAGTTCGAGCGCGGTTGCTGTTGGATCGTGCCAGTGTCGACACATCGCGCTAACGTTGGCGTCGGGCTCTTCGACGCACGCCACCGTCCGACCCGTGGTGAGCTAATTCAGCATCTGACCCGGATGATTGGTTCCCGAATTAGCCTTTCTTGTACCCAAGAGCTAAAGGGTTGGCAATTGCCATCGGCCAGCCTGAGGCGTCGAACTGTAGCCGATGGAGTTCTGCTCGTCGGTGACGCGGCGGGATTCGTCGATCCGTTTACCGGGCATGGGATTCATAACGCACTTACCAGCGGGCTTCTAGCTGCCCGCGCGGTTCATGATGCAATCACTAGAGCTGATTGGCGTGCGACGAGCCAGGCACTACGTGGTTACGAGCTGGCGTGGCGGCGACGATTCATGGTTGACTTCGGAACCGGCAGACTCCTGCAGCATGTCCACGGAAATCAGCGACTACTGGAGAACCTAGTTGCGCGCGCCAAGCATGATAGCCGCTGGGCTGGACAACTCATGGGGCTTATCGGCCACGCCGGTCCAAGAAATCACCTGTTAAATCCAAGATTTCTTTGGCAACTGCTCCAGTCGAGTTTCGGACGGCCTGACGCGTTACCTGCGTGGAGTGATCCTGCATGA
- the thiI gene encoding tRNA uracil 4-sulfurtransferase ThiI, with protein sequence MKSVIIHYQEIALKGGNRPWFIARLVRNLRALTADLGVTKVRSLMGRIKLELGPTAEWEPLAEQLRLVFGIANFAQAGHVLGGDLDKIADAVVADLGDRQPGSFRVSARRADKRYPLTSPQIEREVGGRIKEAKGWTVNLSAPDLTVYLEMLTDEVYYSFGKQQGAGGLPSGVSGRVACLLSGGIDSPVAAYRMMKRGCEVHFIHFHSYPILSKASQDKVREIARLFTRSQLRSRLTMVAFGEIQRQVVLTVPPPLRVIIYRRLMLRIADRLAHKTRARAIVTGEVVGQVASQTLENLAVINAVTRLPVLRPLVGLDKNEITDEARSLGTYPISIIPDQDCCQLFTPKHPATRATVVETEAAEATLPIDEIVESAIAEAMVEHLSFPSKQP encoded by the coding sequence ATGAAGTCAGTCATTATTCACTACCAGGAAATTGCACTCAAGGGCGGCAACCGTCCTTGGTTCATTGCACGACTGGTGCGCAATCTCCGTGCACTCACAGCCGATTTAGGAGTCACGAAAGTGCGGTCCCTTATGGGTCGTATCAAGCTGGAACTCGGTCCGACAGCCGAGTGGGAACCGTTAGCTGAACAGTTGCGCTTAGTATTCGGGATTGCCAACTTTGCCCAAGCTGGGCACGTGCTGGGGGGTGACCTGGACAAGATTGCGGATGCAGTAGTGGCCGACCTGGGCGATCGGCAACCCGGGTCGTTTAGAGTATCGGCGCGCCGTGCTGACAAGCGGTATCCGCTCACCTCGCCGCAGATCGAGCGAGAAGTTGGGGGCAGGATCAAGGAAGCGAAGGGTTGGACGGTAAATCTGTCGGCGCCAGACCTGACAGTATATCTGGAAATGCTGACTGACGAAGTGTACTACTCGTTCGGCAAGCAGCAGGGCGCAGGGGGGCTTCCGAGTGGCGTGAGTGGTCGCGTCGCGTGCCTTCTTTCAGGCGGCATTGATTCACCCGTCGCGGCCTACCGCATGATGAAGCGTGGCTGTGAAGTTCATTTCATCCACTTTCACAGCTATCCGATTCTTTCGAAGGCATCGCAGGACAAGGTGCGTGAAATCGCTAGGCTGTTCACGCGGTCGCAGTTGCGATCCCGCCTCACCATGGTTGCCTTCGGAGAAATCCAACGGCAGGTCGTTCTTACCGTCCCGCCTCCTCTACGGGTGATCATCTATCGTCGTCTGATGTTACGTATTGCGGATCGCTTGGCGCATAAGACACGCGCTCGCGCAATCGTGACTGGCGAGGTTGTAGGGCAGGTTGCGTCACAGACTCTTGAGAACTTAGCGGTGATCAACGCAGTGACTCGCTTGCCCGTACTCCGACCGCTAGTTGGCCTCGATAAGAACGAGATCACGGACGAGGCACGGTCTCTTGGCACATACCCAATCTCAATCATACCTGACCAGGATTGCTGTCAACTTTTCACACCAAAGCACCCAGCGACCCGGGCTACAGTGGTAGAGACTGAGGCTGCGGAAGCTACTCTACCGATCGATGAGATTGTCGAGAGTGCTATTGCTGAAGCGATGGTTGAACATCTGAGCTTTCCGTCGAAACAACCTTAG
- a CDS encoding NUDIX hydrolase, with protein MTPSQEHAYRYCPLCSSVLTAKLIKAGEPERLVCGECEHVVYLDPKVAVGTIIRMEDDRIILVRRAIEPGFGKWVFPGGYVDRGEEMTAAATREALEETNLNVRLVGLINIYSYTGRTPVIIVYAATVVSGVLRHCEESLEIGRFSRNEIPWHNLAFRSTQEALRDYFDGHLYRHGFDEK; from the coding sequence ATGACTCCGTCACAAGAACACGCCTACCGTTACTGCCCTCTGTGCAGCAGTGTGCTTACAGCGAAACTAATAAAGGCCGGTGAACCGGAACGACTCGTTTGCGGGGAGTGCGAACACGTGGTCTACCTCGATCCGAAGGTGGCGGTCGGCACGATCATTAGGATGGAAGATGACCGAATCATACTCGTGCGCCGCGCGATCGAGCCAGGCTTTGGAAAATGGGTGTTTCCGGGTGGCTACGTAGATCGTGGTGAGGAGATGACGGCCGCCGCCACTCGGGAGGCGCTCGAGGAAACGAATCTCAATGTGCGGCTCGTCGGATTAATTAATATCTATTCTTACACCGGCCGCACGCCTGTCATCATCGTCTACGCTGCCACAGTGGTCAGCGGCGTTCTACGCCATTGCGAGGAGTCGCTCGAAATCGGCCGCTTCTCACGGAACGAGATCCCATGGCACAATTTGGCATTTCGCAGTACCCAAGAAGCACTGCGCGATTATTTCGATGGGCATCTCTATCGCCACGGATTTGATGAAAAATAG
- the def gene encoding peptide deformylase, producing MSILNVARMGNPVLREKARPVERSELLTPVIQKLIDDMIQTMVEYQGIGLAGPQVHEQRQIFVAGIENGDDPMPLIVVVNPVLTLLGSPTVEDWEGCLSIPDLRGRVPRAPEVELRALDRYGEPMQLTAHGLAARVIQHETDHLNGVLFVDRMQSFDSLTHLNEFSRFWNTERD from the coding sequence ATGTCTATCCTCAATGTTGCGCGTATGGGCAACCCCGTGCTTCGTGAGAAAGCTCGGCCCGTTGAACGTTCGGAGTTGTTGACACCAGTCATACAGAAGTTAATCGATGACATGATCCAGACGATGGTTGAGTACCAAGGGATTGGATTAGCCGGACCACAAGTGCACGAGCAGCGGCAAATCTTCGTTGCTGGTATTGAGAATGGCGACGACCCGATGCCTCTCATAGTTGTCGTTAATCCTGTCCTTACGTTGCTTGGTAGTCCGACCGTCGAGGACTGGGAGGGTTGCTTGAGCATTCCGGATCTACGGGGACGGGTACCACGCGCGCCTGAAGTGGAATTGCGTGCACTCGACCGTTATGGTGAACCAATGCAACTTACCGCTCACGGCCTCGCCGCGCGTGTTATCCAGCACGAGACCGACCATCTTAACGGCGTGCTGTTTGTTGATCGAATGCAATCCTTCGACTCGCTCACTCATCTCAATGAGTTCTCTCGATTTTGGAACACAGAGAGAGACTAA